Proteins from one Gallus gallus isolate bGalGal1 chromosome 17, bGalGal1.mat.broiler.GRCg7b, whole genome shotgun sequence genomic window:
- the LOC101747382 gene encoding collagen alpha-1(XXVII) chain isoform X5, whose product MRCGALALALLCALPLGAAGLELPETGSGLQADEVNLLDKVTSHAQDLSNVSFSYDEANCSTLQIGQYSTLSIPTQEVFGDRFADELSVLMKLRYSLQEDTSLVTILSHRSHVLFQIRVSPHGLVFVTTRKRHYEFPVSLLSDGRWHRIALSISQESLELHVDCRLVERASWPGYLGMGVGTEGLLVIGGLVESFEIPFEGALQQLTFVMGDAAAAGEHCRSHTVTCVRSSGLSPPPRDHSAAWPEDSKLSHSDLTLGPPWTWEDAQETLSLQPDGSTRTLFSAAEVPTAEEQEEEEGSLSIEDEGFELLNSTYNKVTDPGKPGISRSRPRIIGILGPSAKKEQASDQENITTEKLKGNANTHLHLPPIKPGGATKPIASSKVSPARHQAAAPKGSSGMAAGDPEHPPTPLRNPILPSVHGYWARVKPGPPGLPGPPGLPGCPGRRGLVGPKGDKGHAGAMGRMGPPGDPGPMGIPGVPTVVLWRNSREDWLSFTQSSFYQLLHAGWPRKPGAPGPPGHPGKAGVPGLCGEPGEPGEKGQRGYTGKPGLQGWPGRAGQPGLDGSPGLGGKPGLCGLPGEQGLQGFRGDRGLAGEKGEEGFLGDPGPAGEKGEKGMKGVKGESGLPGPAGAHGMAGLKGAMGFQGPAGPEGEGGSVGASGPAGPMGQPGQPGSVGCQGVNGSQGEMGPPGLPGPHGPKGPQGLQGRRGPPGLGGMQGPAGMEGSSGPKGDAGTEGVPGMRGQPGQEGPVGFIGLPGSKGVQGERGCRGPSGAKGELGAKGDKGLHGAPGAVGPPGLRGQMGSLGFPGPRGAAGPRGPEGEEGQMGPMGLNSSEGPKGGRGPDGPKGMPGPRGARGRGGQRGLVGAPGAPGSRGIPGAEGTEGKPGIQGPPGAVGSPGRMGAPGFVGVQGGRGHTGPPGPTGPQGKPGADGDLGCMGPKGLPGKPGLEGPQGPVGMYGYPGLAGDRGKPGHRGEKGEAGARGPPGFPGKAGPKAPPGRPGPRGAPGSQGRAGEPGPRGLPGLPGAPGVRGLHGMPGKPGLAGEIGAPGAAGAAGPPGYPGREGPRGPEGPSGMRGEQGVLGDPGEAGVSGLDGEQGPPGPVGAEGRPGLKGQQGDAGPRGAPGVSGACGERGDRGPAGLPGGPGQQGKEGDVGDAGELGEPGPRGRKQGDAGPQGPPGVPGLGAAPGEAGEKGRKGEKGQEGLLGQLGVSGAAGPAGARGRSGGTGLRGPPGLRGLEGVKGDAGPCGRDGAAGAAGLEGPAGEDGAKGDPGHPGPVGPLGPPGNAGVPGSGGIEGVVGAKGEPGTVGEPGHTGSPGPAGPPGQKGHKGEKGDVGQEGPEGAPGEAGRRGKRGKVGHRAPRGPRGPKGHQGAEGLAGPQGLQGLYGIPGLKGFIGDPGHKGPKGEKGSRGHQGQHGDDGFKGKHGPQGTPGRPGPKGEQGDTGPPGPRGLPGLPGKPGLPGQKGLKGFLGHPGARGKPGPPGLAGPPGPSGPALMLSEEELWHLIYPADCLNRTTVLALLHTLSRELRALVEHPDGTKDKPAATCKELLLAHPNLPDGHYYIDPNQGSTRDALVAFCNFTAGGETCIPPVHNQVPIKAWLSSYASSDTFEWFSTLPGGFMLEYVGASVVQLRFLRLHSHRAAQKVSYSCRPAAHHHRQPQKEIRFLADTREQSYVATLQGCLLDNDSSIADTIFHFATEELALLPLRDLAVFHDGDASHQFGFTIGPVCFS is encoded by the exons ATGAAGTGAACCTGCTGGACAAAGTGACTTCCCATGCCCAGGACCTCAGCAACGTTTCCTTCAGCTACGACGAGGCCAACTGCAGCACATTGCAGATCGGGCAGTACTCCACCCTCAGCATTCCTACCCAGGAGGTGTTTGGGGACAG GTTTGCAGATGAGCTGAGTGTGCTGATGAAGCTCAGGTACTCCCTGCAGGAGGACACCAGCCTGGTGACCATCCTGAGCCACCGGAGCCACGTGCTCTTCCAGATCCGGGTTAGCCCACATGGCTTGGTCTTTGTCACCACGAGGAAGAGGCACTATGA GTTCCCTGTTTCCCTGCTCAGTGATGGGCGCTGGCACCGAATTGCTCTCAGCATCTCCCAGGAGAGCCTGGAGCTGCACGTGGACTGTCGGCTGGTGGAGAGAGCCAGCTGGCCTGGCTACCTGGGGATGGGTGTGGGCACCGAGGGGCTGCTCGTCATCGGAGGTCTGGTGGAGTCCTTTGAGATCCCCTTTGAG ggtgctctgcagcagctgaccTTTGTGATgggggatgcagcagcagccggTGAGCACTGCCGCAGCCACACCGTGACATGTGTGCGCTCCTCTGGCCTCAGTCCTCCTCCGAGGGACCACTCTGCAGCATGGCCAGAG GATTCCAAACTCTCCCATTCAGATTTGACCTTGGGCCCACCTTGGACATGGGAGGATGCCCAGGAGACCCTTAGCCTGCAGCCGGATGGGAGCACCCGGACTTTGTTCTCTGCTGCCGAGGTCCCAACAGctgaagagcaggaggaagaagagggaagCCTTTCTATTGAGGATGAAGGCTTTGAGCTGTTGAACTCCACCTATAATAAAGTCACTGACCCTGGCAAGCCAGGGATCAGCAGGAGCAGACCACGGATCATTGGCATCCTCG GGCCATCAGCCAAGAAGGAGCAAGCCTCTGACCAGGAGAACATCACCACGGAGAAGCTGAAGGGCAATGCAAACACCCACCTTCACCTCCCACCCATCAAACCTGGCGGTGCCACCAAGCCCATTGCCTCCTCCAAAGTGTCCCCAGCGAGACACCAGGCAGCTGCACCCAAGGGTTCCTCAGGGATGGCTGCAGGGGATCCAGAGCATCCTCCCACCCCCCTGAGAAACCCCATCTTGCCATCAGTGCATGGATATTGGGCTCGTGTGAAGCCAGGACCCCCAGGGCTGCCGGGACCCCCAGGGCTGCCT GGATGCCCTGGGAGACGTGGACTGGTGGGCCCCAAGGGAGACAAA ggTCACGCCGGAGCCATGGGGCGGATGGGACCCCCAGGAGACCCAGGCCCTATGGGCATCCCCGGCGTCCCCACCGTTGTCCTCTGGAGGAACTCCCGCGAGGATTGGCTGAGCTTCACG CAATCATCCTTTTACCAGCTGCTGCACGCTGGCTGGCCG AGAAAACCCGGAGCCCCCGGCCCCCCAGGGCACCCAGGGAAAGCAGGAGTGCCG GGGCTGTGTGGGGAGCCGGGAGAGCCGGGGGAGAAGGGCCAGCGGGGGTACACG GGCAAAccggggctgcagggctggccgGGTCGTGCAGGACAGCCTGGCTTGGATGGGTCCCCTGGCTTAGGGGGCAAACCTGGGCTGTGTGGGCTGCCTGGTGAGCAG gggctgcagggcttcCGTGGGGACCGGGGGCTGGCTGgtgagaagggagaagag GGCTTCTTGGGTGACCCTGGACCTGCTGGGGAGAAAGGCGAGAAGGGAATGAAG GGGGTGAAAGGGGAGAGCGGCCTGCCTGGTCCTGCTGGGGCTCAC GGGATGGCAGGTCTGAAGGGTGCAATGGGCTTCCAGGGCCCTGCAGGGCCGGAG GGAGAAGGTGGTTCAGTGGGTGCCTCAGGCCCTGCTGGCCCTATG GGACAGCCAGGCCAGCCAGGCTCTGTTGGGTGCCAAGGAGTCAACGGCTCTCAG GGAGAGATGGGTCCTCCCGGCTTGCCTGGGCCCCACGGACCCAAG ggaCCACAGGGCTTGCAGGGGCGGCGTGGCCCCCCCGGCCTCGGGGGTATGCAG GGTCCGGCTGGGATGGAGGGGTCCTCCGGTCCCAAAGGAGACGCT GGCACAGAGGGGGTCCCTGGAATGAGGGGACAACCAGGACAGGAGGGACCTGTG GGGTTTATTGGCCTGCCAGGTTCCAAAGGCGTCCAAGGAGAGCGG GGCTGCCGGGGTCCCAGCGGAGCCAAGGGAGAGCTGGGAGCCAAAGGAGACAAG GGTCTGCATGGAGCACCAGGAGCTGTGGGTCCCCCAGGGCTGCGGGGCCAGATGGGCTCACTGGGCTTCCCCGGACCCCGCGGGGCAGCAGGACCCCGGGGACCTGAG ggagaggaagggcagATGGGTCCAATGGGACTGAACAGCAGCGAAGGACCGAAG GGAGGCCGAGGACCCGATGGCCCAAAGGGGATGCCAGGACCGCGGGGCGCCAGG GGCCGTGGGGGCCAGCGTGGGCTGGTTGGAGCCCCAGGAGCACCT GGCTCAAGAGGCATCCCTGGAGCAGAAGGCACAGAAGGAAAGCCTGGTATACAG GGTCCCCcaggggctgtgggcagcccagGCAGGATGGGAGCACCG GGTTTTGTCGGTGTGCAGGGGGGCAGAGGGCACACAGGACCTCCTGGACCCACA GGGCCCCAAGGAAAACCTGGAGCTGATGGAGACCTGGGTTGCATGGGTCCAAAG GGTCTGCCTGGGAAACCTGGCTTGGAGGGACCGCAGGGGCCGGTCGGCATGTAT GGCTACCCAGGACTGGCTGGCGACCGTGGGAAGCCAGGACACAGGGGAGAAAAG GGAGAAGCTGGAGCCCGAGGCCCACCAGGATTCCCTGGAAAAGCTGGTCCCAAG GCCCCACCAGGCCGCCCTGGTCCACGAGGTGCTCCTGGCTCCCAG GGGAGAGCAGGAGAGCCGGGTCCTCGGGGGCTTCCAGGGCTGCCG GGAGCTCCTGGTGTGCGGGGGCTGCATGGCATGCCTGGGAAGCCCGGCTTAGCGGGGGAAATAGGAGCACCTggagcagcaggggctgctggccCTCCTGGGTACCCG GGCCGAGAAGGTCCAAGGGGACCTGAGGGGCCTTCGGGGATGCGAGGCGAGCAG GGTGTCCTGGGGGATCCCGGGGAAGCTGGCGTCAGTGGGCTGGATGGTGAGCAG GGACCTCCAGGAcctgtgggagctgaggggcGGCCGGGGCTCAAAGGCCAGCAG GGCGATGCAGGACCTCGTGGAGCTCCGGGTGTCAGCGGTGCTTGCGGGGAGCGAGGGGACCGTgggccagcagggctgccagggGGGCCTGggcagcaggggaaggag GGGGATGTTGGTGATGCTGGAGAGCTGGGTGAGCCGGGACCGCGGGGACGAAAG CAGGGAGATGCTGGCCCCCAGGGCCCTCCTGGAGTGCCGGGACTGGGAGCTGCACCGGGGGAGGCTGGAGAGAAAGGCCGCAAAGGAGAGAAGGGCCAGGAGGGGCTGCTG ggCCAGCTTGGTGTCAGTGGTGCTGCAGGACCCGCCGGAGCCCGGGGACGCTCT GGTGGGACAGGTCTGCGAGGCCCTCCCGGGCTCCGTGGTCTTGAAGGAGTGAAG GGTGATGCAGGACCCTGCggcagggatggagctgccGGAGCAGCTGGGCTGGAG GGACCCGCAGGAGAGGATGGAGCAAAGGGAGACCCCGGCCATCCTGGCCCTGTG GGTCCTCTTGGGCCGCCAGGCAATGCTGGAGTCCCGGGCTCTGGTGGCATTGAG GGCGTTGTGGGTGCCAAAGGGGAGCCAGGCACAGTGGGAGAACCAGGGCACACG GGCTCTCCAGGACCAGCCGGTCCCCCAGGGCAGAAAGgtcacaaaggagaaaag GGTGATGTGGGGCAGGAAGGGCCAGAAGGagctcctggagaagctggcagacGG GGCAAGCGAGGCAAGGTGGGGCACCGGGCCCCCAGGGGCCCCCGCGGACCCAAG GGCCATCAAGGTGCCGAGGGGCTGGCAGGGCCCCAGGGCCTACAAGGACTATAT GGCATCCCTGGGCTGAAGGGCTTCATAGGCGACCCTGGCCACAAAGGACCCAAG GGTGAGAAGGGCAGCAGGGGCCACCAAGGGCAGCATGGGGACGATGGCTTCAAG GGCAAGCATGGACCCCAGGGCACTCCTGGGCGACCAGGGCCCAAGGGAGAGCAG GGTGACACTGGCCCCCCCGGCCCACGGGGACTGCCTGGGCTCCCTGGGAAGCCG GGCTTGCCAGGACAGAAG GGGCTGAAAGGTTTCCTGGGCCACCCGGGAGCCAGGGGCAAGCCAGGACCACCG GGGCTGGCTGGTCCTCCCGGTCCCAGCGGGCCAGCACTGATGCTATCTGAGGAGGAGCTATGG CACCTGATTTATCCCGCCGACTGCCTGAACCGTACcacagtgctggctctgctgcacaCCCTGAGCCGTGAGCTGAGAGCACTCGTTGAGCACCCCGATGGCACCAAGGACAAACCCGCGGCCAcctgcaaggagctgctgctggcccacCCCAACCTGCCCGATG GGCATTACTACATCGACCCCAACCAGGGCAGCACCCGGGATGCCCTCGTGGCCTTCTGCAACTTCACGGCAGGGGGTGAGACCTGCATACCTCCCGTACACAACCAG GTCCCCATCAAAGCCTGGCTGAGCTCCTACGCCTCCTCGGACACCTTTGAGTGGTTCAGCACTCTGCCCGGAGGCTTCATG CTGGAGTACGTAGGGGCCAGCGTGGTGCAGCTGCGCTTCCTGCGCCTGCACAGCCATAGGGCTGCCCAGAAGGTCTCCTATTCCTGCCGCCCCGCTGCCCACCACCACCGCCAGCCTCAGAAGGAAATCCGCTTCCTGGCTGACACCCGGGAGCAGAGCTACGTGGCcacactgcagggctgcctg CTGGATAACGACTCCTCCATCGCTGACACCATCTTCCACTTCGCCACGGAGGAGCTGGCCCTGCTGCCCCTACGGGACCTGGCTGTGTTCCACGACGGCGATGCCTCGCACCAGTTTGGGTTCACCATCGGCCCCGTCTGCTTCAGCTGA
- the LOC101747382 gene encoding collagen alpha-1(XXVII) chain isoform X7 produces the protein MRCGALALALLCALPLGAAGLELPETGSGLQADEVNLLDKVTSHAQDLSNVSFSYDEANCSTLQIGQYSTLSIPTQEVFGDRFADELSVLMKLRYSLQEDTSLVTILSHRSHVLFQIRVSPHGLVFVTTRKRHYEFPVSLLSDGRWHRIALSISQESLELHVDCRLVERASWPGYLGMGVGTEGLLVIGGLVESFEIPFEGALQQLTFVMGDAAAAGEHCRSHTVTCVRSSGLSPPPRDHSAAWPEDSKLSHSDLTLGPPWTWEDAQETLSLQPDGSTRTLFSAAEVPTAEEQEEEEGSLSIEDEGFELLNSTYNKVTDPGKPGISRSRPRIIGILGPSAKKEQASDQENITTEKLKGNANTHLHLPPIKPGGATKPIASSKVSPARHQAAAPKGSSGMAAGDPEHPPTPLRNPILPSVHGYWARVKPGPPGLPGPPGLPGCPGRRGLVGPKGDKGHAGAMGRMGPPGDPGPMGIPGVPTVVLWRNSREDWLSFTQSSFYQLLHAGWPRKPGAPGPPGHPGKAGVPGLCGEPGEPGEKGQRGYTGKPGLQGWPGRAGQPGLDGSPGLGGKPGLCGLPGEQGLQGFRGDRGLAGEKGEEGFLGDPGPAGEKGEKGMKGVKGESGLPGPAGAHGMAGLKGAMGFQGPAGPEGEGGSVGASGPAGPMGQPGQPGSVGCQGVNGSQGEMGPPGLPGPHGPKGPQGLQGRRGPPGLGGMQGPAGMEGSSGPKGDAGTEGVPGMRGQPGQEGPVGFIGLPGSKGVQGERGCRGPSGAKGELGAKGDKGLHGAPGAVGPPGLRGQMGSLGFPGPRGAAGPRGPEGEEGQMGPMGLNSSEGPKGGRGPDGPKGMPGPRGARGRGGQRGLVGAPGAPGSRGIPGAEGTEGKPGIQGPPGAVGSPGRMGAPGFVGVQGGRGHTGPPGPTGPQGKPGADGDLGCMGPKGLPGKPGLEGPQGPVGMYGYPGLAGDRGKPGHRGEKGEAGARGPPGFPGKAGPKAPPGRPGPRGAPGSQGRAGEPGPRGLPGLPGAPGVRGLHGMPGKPGLAGEIGAPGAAGAAGPPGYPGREGPRGPEGPSGMRGEQGVLGDPGEAGVSGLDGEQGPPGPVGAEGRPGLKGQQGDAGPRGAPGVSGACGERGDRGPAGLPGGPGQQGKEGDVGDAGELGEPGPRGRKQGDAGPQGPPGVPGLGAAPGEAGEKGRKGEKGQEGLLGQLGVSGAAGPAGARGRSGGTGLRGPPGLRGLEGVKGDAGPCGRDGAAGAAGLEGPAGEDGAKGDPGHPGPVGSVGARGRPGGPGFKGYIGHRGAGGAAGTRGQPGRQGPLGPPGNAGVPGSGGIEGVVGAKGEPGTVGEPGHTGSPGPAGPPGQKGHKGEKGDVGQEGPEGAPGEAGRRGKRGKVGHRAPRGPRGPKGHQGAEGLAGPQGLQGLYGIPGLKGFIGDPGHKGPKGEKGSRGHQGQHGDDGFKGKHGPQGTPGRPGPKGEQGDTGPPGPRGLPGLPGKPGLPGQKGLKGFLGHPGARGKPGPPGLAGPPGPSGPALMLSEEELWHLIYPADCLNRTTVLALLHTLSRELRALVEHPDGTKDKPAATCKELLLAHPNLPDGHYYIDPNQGSTRDALVAFCNFTAGGETCIPPVHNQLDNDSSIADTIFHFATEELALLPLRDLAVFHDGDASHQFGFTIGPVCFS, from the exons ATGAAGTGAACCTGCTGGACAAAGTGACTTCCCATGCCCAGGACCTCAGCAACGTTTCCTTCAGCTACGACGAGGCCAACTGCAGCACATTGCAGATCGGGCAGTACTCCACCCTCAGCATTCCTACCCAGGAGGTGTTTGGGGACAG GTTTGCAGATGAGCTGAGTGTGCTGATGAAGCTCAGGTACTCCCTGCAGGAGGACACCAGCCTGGTGACCATCCTGAGCCACCGGAGCCACGTGCTCTTCCAGATCCGGGTTAGCCCACATGGCTTGGTCTTTGTCACCACGAGGAAGAGGCACTATGA GTTCCCTGTTTCCCTGCTCAGTGATGGGCGCTGGCACCGAATTGCTCTCAGCATCTCCCAGGAGAGCCTGGAGCTGCACGTGGACTGTCGGCTGGTGGAGAGAGCCAGCTGGCCTGGCTACCTGGGGATGGGTGTGGGCACCGAGGGGCTGCTCGTCATCGGAGGTCTGGTGGAGTCCTTTGAGATCCCCTTTGAG ggtgctctgcagcagctgaccTTTGTGATgggggatgcagcagcagccggTGAGCACTGCCGCAGCCACACCGTGACATGTGTGCGCTCCTCTGGCCTCAGTCCTCCTCCGAGGGACCACTCTGCAGCATGGCCAGAG GATTCCAAACTCTCCCATTCAGATTTGACCTTGGGCCCACCTTGGACATGGGAGGATGCCCAGGAGACCCTTAGCCTGCAGCCGGATGGGAGCACCCGGACTTTGTTCTCTGCTGCCGAGGTCCCAACAGctgaagagcaggaggaagaagagggaagCCTTTCTATTGAGGATGAAGGCTTTGAGCTGTTGAACTCCACCTATAATAAAGTCACTGACCCTGGCAAGCCAGGGATCAGCAGGAGCAGACCACGGATCATTGGCATCCTCG GGCCATCAGCCAAGAAGGAGCAAGCCTCTGACCAGGAGAACATCACCACGGAGAAGCTGAAGGGCAATGCAAACACCCACCTTCACCTCCCACCCATCAAACCTGGCGGTGCCACCAAGCCCATTGCCTCCTCCAAAGTGTCCCCAGCGAGACACCAGGCAGCTGCACCCAAGGGTTCCTCAGGGATGGCTGCAGGGGATCCAGAGCATCCTCCCACCCCCCTGAGAAACCCCATCTTGCCATCAGTGCATGGATATTGGGCTCGTGTGAAGCCAGGACCCCCAGGGCTGCCGGGACCCCCAGGGCTGCCT GGATGCCCTGGGAGACGTGGACTGGTGGGCCCCAAGGGAGACAAA ggTCACGCCGGAGCCATGGGGCGGATGGGACCCCCAGGAGACCCAGGCCCTATGGGCATCCCCGGCGTCCCCACCGTTGTCCTCTGGAGGAACTCCCGCGAGGATTGGCTGAGCTTCACG CAATCATCCTTTTACCAGCTGCTGCACGCTGGCTGGCCG AGAAAACCCGGAGCCCCCGGCCCCCCAGGGCACCCAGGGAAAGCAGGAGTGCCG GGGCTGTGTGGGGAGCCGGGAGAGCCGGGGGAGAAGGGCCAGCGGGGGTACACG GGCAAAccggggctgcagggctggccgGGTCGTGCAGGACAGCCTGGCTTGGATGGGTCCCCTGGCTTAGGGGGCAAACCTGGGCTGTGTGGGCTGCCTGGTGAGCAG gggctgcagggcttcCGTGGGGACCGGGGGCTGGCTGgtgagaagggagaagag GGCTTCTTGGGTGACCCTGGACCTGCTGGGGAGAAAGGCGAGAAGGGAATGAAG GGGGTGAAAGGGGAGAGCGGCCTGCCTGGTCCTGCTGGGGCTCAC GGGATGGCAGGTCTGAAGGGTGCAATGGGCTTCCAGGGCCCTGCAGGGCCGGAG GGAGAAGGTGGTTCAGTGGGTGCCTCAGGCCCTGCTGGCCCTATG GGACAGCCAGGCCAGCCAGGCTCTGTTGGGTGCCAAGGAGTCAACGGCTCTCAG GGAGAGATGGGTCCTCCCGGCTTGCCTGGGCCCCACGGACCCAAG ggaCCACAGGGCTTGCAGGGGCGGCGTGGCCCCCCCGGCCTCGGGGGTATGCAG GGTCCGGCTGGGATGGAGGGGTCCTCCGGTCCCAAAGGAGACGCT GGCACAGAGGGGGTCCCTGGAATGAGGGGACAACCAGGACAGGAGGGACCTGTG GGGTTTATTGGCCTGCCAGGTTCCAAAGGCGTCCAAGGAGAGCGG GGCTGCCGGGGTCCCAGCGGAGCCAAGGGAGAGCTGGGAGCCAAAGGAGACAAG GGTCTGCATGGAGCACCAGGAGCTGTGGGTCCCCCAGGGCTGCGGGGCCAGATGGGCTCACTGGGCTTCCCCGGACCCCGCGGGGCAGCAGGACCCCGGGGACCTGAG ggagaggaagggcagATGGGTCCAATGGGACTGAACAGCAGCGAAGGACCGAAG GGAGGCCGAGGACCCGATGGCCCAAAGGGGATGCCAGGACCGCGGGGCGCCAGG GGCCGTGGGGGCCAGCGTGGGCTGGTTGGAGCCCCAGGAGCACCT GGCTCAAGAGGCATCCCTGGAGCAGAAGGCACAGAAGGAAAGCCTGGTATACAG GGTCCCCcaggggctgtgggcagcccagGCAGGATGGGAGCACCG GGTTTTGTCGGTGTGCAGGGGGGCAGAGGGCACACAGGACCTCCTGGACCCACA GGGCCCCAAGGAAAACCTGGAGCTGATGGAGACCTGGGTTGCATGGGTCCAAAG GGTCTGCCTGGGAAACCTGGCTTGGAGGGACCGCAGGGGCCGGTCGGCATGTAT GGCTACCCAGGACTGGCTGGCGACCGTGGGAAGCCAGGACACAGGGGAGAAAAG GGAGAAGCTGGAGCCCGAGGCCCACCAGGATTCCCTGGAAAAGCTGGTCCCAAG GCCCCACCAGGCCGCCCTGGTCCACGAGGTGCTCCTGGCTCCCAG GGGAGAGCAGGAGAGCCGGGTCCTCGGGGGCTTCCAGGGCTGCCG GGAGCTCCTGGTGTGCGGGGGCTGCATGGCATGCCTGGGAAGCCCGGCTTAGCGGGGGAAATAGGAGCACCTggagcagcaggggctgctggccCTCCTGGGTACCCG GGCCGAGAAGGTCCAAGGGGACCTGAGGGGCCTTCGGGGATGCGAGGCGAGCAG GGTGTCCTGGGGGATCCCGGGGAAGCTGGCGTCAGTGGGCTGGATGGTGAGCAG GGACCTCCAGGAcctgtgggagctgaggggcGGCCGGGGCTCAAAGGCCAGCAG GGCGATGCAGGACCTCGTGGAGCTCCGGGTGTCAGCGGTGCTTGCGGGGAGCGAGGGGACCGTgggccagcagggctgccagggGGGCCTGggcagcaggggaaggag GGGGATGTTGGTGATGCTGGAGAGCTGGGTGAGCCGGGACCGCGGGGACGAAAG CAGGGAGATGCTGGCCCCCAGGGCCCTCCTGGAGTGCCGGGACTGGGAGCTGCACCGGGGGAGGCTGGAGAGAAAGGCCGCAAAGGAGAGAAGGGCCAGGAGGGGCTGCTG ggCCAGCTTGGTGTCAGTGGTGCTGCAGGACCCGCCGGAGCCCGGGGACGCTCT GGTGGGACAGGTCTGCGAGGCCCTCCCGGGCTCCGTGGTCTTGAAGGAGTGAAG GGTGATGCAGGACCCTGCggcagggatggagctgccGGAGCAGCTGGGCTGGAG GGACCCGCAGGAGAGGATGGAGCAAAGGGAGACCCCGGCCATCCTGGCCCTGTG GGCTCAGTGGGTGCACGTGGGCGGCCGGGCGGCCCTGGCTTCAAGGGCTACATTGGGCACCGaggagctgggggagcagcGGGCACACGGGGGCAGCCGGGCCGACAG GGTCCTCTTGGGCCGCCAGGCAATGCTGGAGTCCCGGGCTCTGGTGGCATTGAG GGCGTTGTGGGTGCCAAAGGGGAGCCAGGCACAGTGGGAGAACCAGGGCACACG GGCTCTCCAGGACCAGCCGGTCCCCCAGGGCAGAAAGgtcacaaaggagaaaag GGTGATGTGGGGCAGGAAGGGCCAGAAGGagctcctggagaagctggcagacGG GGCAAGCGAGGCAAGGTGGGGCACCGGGCCCCCAGGGGCCCCCGCGGACCCAAG GGCCATCAAGGTGCCGAGGGGCTGGCAGGGCCCCAGGGCCTACAAGGACTATAT GGCATCCCTGGGCTGAAGGGCTTCATAGGCGACCCTGGCCACAAAGGACCCAAG GGTGAGAAGGGCAGCAGGGGCCACCAAGGGCAGCATGGGGACGATGGCTTCAAG GGCAAGCATGGACCCCAGGGCACTCCTGGGCGACCAGGGCCCAAGGGAGAGCAG GGTGACACTGGCCCCCCCGGCCCACGGGGACTGCCTGGGCTCCCTGGGAAGCCG GGCTTGCCAGGACAGAAG GGGCTGAAAGGTTTCCTGGGCCACCCGGGAGCCAGGGGCAAGCCAGGACCACCG GGGCTGGCTGGTCCTCCCGGTCCCAGCGGGCCAGCACTGATGCTATCTGAGGAGGAGCTATGG CACCTGATTTATCCCGCCGACTGCCTGAACCGTACcacagtgctggctctgctgcacaCCCTGAGCCGTGAGCTGAGAGCACTCGTTGAGCACCCCGATGGCACCAAGGACAAACCCGCGGCCAcctgcaaggagctgctgctggcccacCCCAACCTGCCCGATG GGCATTACTACATCGACCCCAACCAGGGCAGCACCCGGGATGCCCTCGTGGCCTTCTGCAACTTCACGGCAGGGGGTGAGACCTGCATACCTCCCGTACACAACCAG CTGGATAACGACTCCTCCATCGCTGACACCATCTTCCACTTCGCCACGGAGGAGCTGGCCCTGCTGCCCCTACGGGACCTGGCTGTGTTCCACGACGGCGATGCCTCGCACCAGTTTGGGTTCACCATCGGCCCCGTCTGCTTCAGCTGA